In the genome of Timaviella obliquedivisa GSE-PSE-MK23-08B, the window CAGCATTCGTTCAACAGTATTCTAGCTTTCCTGCTTTTTCTAAAATGATTGCTCAATCGGTGTCACGTCCCGCGATCGCTAATTACAACGATGTATCTCAATTATTGCAGGAGGCGCTTAGCAAGATTTTGAAGAAAGAAGCCTTTCCCGACCCAAAATACTCTGCTGTAGATTCTCAACAAATTGTTGAGAACACGATGCGTAATGTGGCGAAGGATACTCGCGGATTAATCAAAGAAGCTGAAAAATGACGAGATAACAGCGTGGCTAAGTATTACTTTGGACAAATGATTAACGGAATATTCTGATCGCTCAGATTGACGGAACTGACACTTTTAGAACATTGGTTCTGCATCTCTTGCCACTCTGCCCAATTCTTCCTCGCAGACAAACATGTGAATATCAGGAGAATAGATAACCCAATGTTGAAACACAATAATAAATTATTAGAAAGAAGATAGCGATCTTTCTGCAACCGTTCTAGAATTTCTTGAGCGTTCAGCGGTCGGTTCCCTGGGAAAGGAGACATTAGATCGTTAATTAAATTTGCGAACCACGAGGAAATGCCTGGAGCACTGTCTCGCCATTTTAAAGTACCTGTCTTGGCACTTTCTAGAAAATCGATGGGGTGTTTACCCGTCATTAAATGAACCAAAGAACGACCTAGAGCATAGAAATCAGACTGTGGAACAGCTTTACCATTTGCTTGTTCTAGAGAGGTATAGCCAGGAGACACAATGCCTGTAATATCGCGTCCACCGCCAACTTTTGCCAGGTAAGTGTTGGTAATTTGTCGTACTGAACCGAAATCTATCAGAACCAGTTGTCCATTAGGTTGCAGCATGATGTTGGAGAGCTTAATGTCTCGATGGAAAAGTTTGTTTTGATGCAGCAGATTAAGGATTTCGAGTAATTGCTTTAGCCAATCAACTGCCAGATCTTGGGAAATCGGCTTTTGTTGAGCTAACCATTGCTCTAGATTCTGCCCATCAATTTTTTCCATGACCAGACAATGGAGTTTCAGGGTTTTCCGGGAGTCGTTGCTGAGGGCAACGGTAAAGTAACCATCCGGCTCAACATGAGGAATACCAGGGTGTTGAAGGTGTTGAAGAGTTCTAACTTCCCGTTCAAACAGTTGTACCAAGTTTGGACTTCTGATAATCTTCAAAACTCGAATAATACCTTGATCGTCAACCTCGAAAACTTCAGAGTAACTGTGTTCATCGAGTTCTCGCAGGGGATGAATCAGCCGGTACCGATTTTGGATAAGCAGAGCGGTTCCACAAGACTGACAGAACTCCAATAAATCTGGATTCTGGCGATGAAGACACTTAGGATTAATGCAATAGCTCATGCTCGTTTCCTTTGACTTTATTCTCCTAATTGACAATTAATGTATTCTCTTACAACAGGAGGTAATGTAAACCCTGCACTGCTTTTCTCAAGGAACGATCGCCTGACCAACGATTCTACTGACTCATACAAGTTAGACGGCGATACCTGCTCTAAAGCCTGTTGCAGGGTCAGAAAAGACATAGGTTCCGTTGTCGATGCTAACTGAATCGTAACCTGCTTCTCTAGGCTTGATAATCGGCTGAACAGCACCTCAATGAAACGTCTTAAGTCTCCTGTAACAATTGTGCCGCTATTCCTGAGAAATTCCGAAACGTTGCCATTCCACGAATCTCCGATTGTTGCAGCAACCATTTTTAACATGATTGGATTACCTCGGTAAATTTGAATCAAGCCTCCCCATTGTGTTTCTTCAGTCAATCCTTTTGCTCTTAAAAGTTTCCGGGCTGCCTCATCGTCCAAACCTTTCAGTTGCAGGGAACGAACAGGCAGATTCACACCTTCTAATTGAGCGATCTCTGGAGTTTTCTCTCGACTAGTGAGCACTAAACAACTGTTATGAGACTCCTGTCCAACTCGTCTCAAAAGCTCACTGTAGCCTTTGTGAGCCTCTTGGTACTGTCCAGCGAAGCCATCGTTGCTTAAAATCGTTTCAAGTTGATCTAATACCAGCAAGGAGCGACGTTGCTCGAGACAATTAATGAGGCAGGAAATTTTACTATCTAGGGAGTCTGGAATAGTGAGTTCAGAATCATCTGTAAGGAACTGGATCAATTCATTGATAAACATACCAGCCGGGACAGTCGAAAGGAGAGATCGCCAAATTAGACACTCAAAATGAGTCTGAATTTGTTCAGCAAGTTTAGCCACTAACAGCGTTTTACCGATTCCGCCCATCCCCAGTAGCGCAATCACACGACAACGAGTCGATGTATCTCCAATCATCCATTGAGTTAAACTTGCAAGTTCTGCCGTTCGTCCATAGAATACTGAAACATCAGGCACACCATCCCACACTTTAACCAATGGACTCAAAGTTGTTTGATCAACGATGTCCTGCCAACGTGCCCCGACTGCTTCACAGAGACGAACAAAAGATTCTCTACTGACTGGTTCTCTTTGCCAGAATCGTTTTAAAGTTGCAAGTGTAGTAAGCGCCGTCTCATACCAGATTGAAGCCTGACGTTTCCAACCCCGTTTTATCCTGTGTTGATCGATGATTTCTAGCCCTCTAGCAGAAGCTCTAAGGGAGCCAGACAGATTTCCTACAATACTTTCATCAAACATGTTTACTACAATCCTTTCAGAGTAAATATGTAAGTTATGCCGTCAGTCCATGCTTCATTATCCGACAAGGTATCACGTTTATTCCAATAAACTCAACCTCGATTACTTGGGCATTGCAATACCATGCCTGAAAGCAGCATTAGGGAGTTGCGTGAAAATAAAACCCTAATGGGATGCATTGACTTATCAGCCCCCTAAATCCCCCATTCTGAGGGACTTCCGAACCTGTCAAAGTCCCCCAGAATGGGGGATTTAGGGGGCGGTTCGGGGCGTTATTTAATTGCAACTCCCTTACCTATTTCCAAAGCCGTTACAATCTAGATCACGTCCTTGAAATCTTAGGTTCTTGAGTTCTTGACCTGTGGTTTTAACTGAGCTAAAGATTGAACCAAATACTGAACCATTGCACTCATTTAATTCTGTTACGCTTCAAAGCAAGGTTAGTCGCTGACTTATAAGCTTCAAAGCAAGGTTAGTCGCTGACTTATAAACTTACGAATTGCTGTAGAGCGCAACGAAACGCTACCGTATTTTCTCAGATTAATACTCCAGACAGTTTTTTGAACGTTCTGCAAGACTTACAGAGCTTACAGTTCAAGAATTGAGCTACTGATGAAAACTTAGGTTTATCTCTGGTTTTGAAAAAAGATCCCGTCCACGACTGCACTCTGTTGACAGTAAAAAAGAATTAGATTTGACACTTAAATTTACATGAAGGGAGAAGAGCTATGTATGTATTAGAGAATCAATCTAGATTGAGATCACCCTATAGCGGCAAAGCTATTATAGACAAAGTTATCTGTCAAAATGAACGTTGTCGTGTTAAATTTCATGGGATTTATTGGTCGGCAGAAGCAGTGAATCCCTTTCCCCTTCATCAAAATGATTTCGTGAACGTCGTAGGACGAAAGGGTTTAGTTCTATTAATTAAACCGTTCTCTGATCGAATTATAAAAGATCAGGCGTTGCTGGATGACAGAGTAAGTTCACCCTAATTATCCTCTACCGCTAAAAGAAAGGTAACAATATGAGCTATTGTTTAAATTCTGGATGCCACACTCCGCATCATCTCGATCGCGCCGAAGTTTGTCACGCTTGTGGAACTGCTCTACTGCTAAACAGCCGCTATCTTGCCCTGCGAGTAATTGGACAAAACCGCTTTAGCAAAACATTTTTGGCGATCGATTGCAGTCAACCTAATCGATCCTCTTGTGTCATTAAGCAGGTTTTTCTTCAAAAGGAAACAACGCTGTTTCAGCAGGAAGCCATGCGGCTCAAAGAATTAGGACAGCATGACCAAATTCCTACTTTACTAGACGCTCTCGAAGACGAGGATGATCAATATCTAATTCAAGAATTTATCGACGGGGAAAATCTGGCAGAAGAACTGAAGTCAGGCTGTTTTAGTGAAATTAAAGTTCATTCTTTGCTATGATTCAGCAGCACTGCAAGATGTGCGTTTAATGCAAGCCAGAGTGCTTTCTACCGAAGCAAGCGGTTACACATCTAAATCTGCTGTTTCTAAACAGTTATCTTCAGTTAGTAAAAAACCTTTAGCAACTATCATGTCCGGGAAGATTCAATCTACGCCAGGGAATCGTATGTGCAGGAGAACTCATCATACACTCCAGAATTAATTGTTATGAAGAACGGCACTGAGTCCCCTCACCGGGTGTAATGAATGCTAGGGAACTGGATGAGTGAACTTTGGCAGTATGCCAGATTCCACGCGGCACCAGCACATAATCACCTGGAGTATTTAAGGCTACTAAACTTTCAGATCCATCTTGCTCCAGTACAAAATCAGGTTTCATAGTCCCACTTATCAACAAGTTTCTGTAGCCACTGATGGTTCCTTTTGTACTTCAGTTTTTATGGTTGACTCCTTTTGTTTTTCAATGTTTGAGAGCAGGAGCATCCATTTGTGGGAATTCCCTAAAATAAAAGGTTAGGCAGCTTGATCGCAGTTAATCATCCAAGGTGTTCCAAATTGATCGACTAGCATTCCGAAACGGTAAGCCCAGAAGGTTTGTTGGAAGGGCATTTGCACGGTTCCATTTGCTGCCAAGGCGTGAAAAATGCGATCGGCTTTTGCCGGATCATTCAGGTTAATCGATACAGAAAAGCCTTTCGCTGCTTCCCCATATTCTGATGGACTATCAGAACCCATTAATTCCTGATCGCCGATCGTCAGGTCGAGGGGATATGCCTTCACATCTGCTAACTCCAACTCACATCGTTCTAGAGAATGTTCAGAACACTATGTAGATAGGCGAAAGTATTCCGAACCCTGTCACACAATATTTCTTGAGTAGTACTATTTCAAAGTTAATGTATTTTTTCCTTTGATATAGACAAAAAGCTACATCCTTTAGAAAAACCTAGGTAGTACTGACATACCCGGAAGCGTTTTTGCAGGCTAAGGTCTCTAGAGTGTTCCTAGAGTAGTGGATTTAGAGCCTATGTCTCGCCATCTAGAACGGTTACTGCAACTTGATTCTTTACTGCGTTCAGAACACCGTCAGACCGCCAAGTATCTGGCTAATGCGTTAGAGGTCAGTGAAAGAACAATTCGTACTGATTTAGCTTTTTTGCGCGATCGCTATCACGCTCCGTTGGAGTTTAGTCGGCAGAAAGGCTATTACTATTCGGACTCAGACTGGCGATTGCCGACAATTCCGTTAACGCAGGGAGAATTATTTGCGTTGACATTGGGCGCAAATATGTTGCAAGCCTATGCAGGGTCAGCCTATCAGGTGGATCTAAAAGCGGCGATCGCCCGTCTAGCTGAACGATTACCAGAACAGACCTGGGTGGATTTACAGCAATTAGCGCAAGAGAATGTGGTATTTCGGGTAGGTGCAGAGTTAGATCTAGACCCGATCGTTTGGCATGAGTTAGAGAAGGCGATACAGAAGCGACGACGGGTACAAATGTCGTATTTTACGGCAGGTCGAAATGCAGAGTCGGAGCGAGAACTCGATCCATATGTATTGCATTTTGCACGGAATAATCCTTATATCACGGGCTGGTGTCATAAGAATCAGGCGGTGCGAGATTTTCGGGTGGATCGAATTCGATCGCTCTCTGTTTTGACAGAAACGTTTGAAGTGAGTGAAGAGTTCGATCGGAAGGCTCATTTTGCCCGGATGTTCCAGCATGAGGTAGGAACTGAAGTGCGAGCGATCGCCATTTGGTTTGAGGCGCGGAGTGCGCCCTATATCCGGGAGCGGCGCTGGCATCCGAGCCAGGTGCTGGAAGAGCATCCAGATGGAGCAGTGACGTTGAGGATGGATGTGCCAGGGCTAAATGAGGTAAAGCGGTGGGTATTGTTTTACGGGGCAGGTGCGCGGGTACTGGAGCCGCCGGAGTTGGTAGAGATGGTCAAGGATGAATTGGCTGGGATGAATGAGTTGTATTGGGAGGACTAGGTGATGAACTTTTTAGAGATTCAGTTTGCGATCGAAGGGACGACAAAGACTTTACCTGCTGATCATGGCTATGCGCTGTATTCTGCGGTGAAACAGGTTTTGCAGAAAGCCGAGATCGAGCCACAGAATATTCCGGCAGATGTGAAGCTCTGTAGCGTGCCAGGTGTGCCGAATCGAGAAGGCAAGATATATCTGCATCAGCGATCGCGTCTTCGACTTCGGTGTCCAGCCGATCAGGTGCAGACTTGGTATCGACTGTTGCAAAATCAGGAACTCAATATTCGGGGGCACAAGATTCGACTGGCGCGACCGCGTTTGACCTTGCCCAAAGCTTCTGAAACGCTCAAAGCGAGGATGGTAACTTTTAAGCTGGAGGCGATCGATCATCCAGAAGTGCCTCGTTACTTCCTGAAGTCTTGTCAAAAAGGATTGGAGCGTCTAGAGATTAAAGGGCAGTCTACATTTATTCCTAGTGATGACAATGGGAATTTGGCGCGACGAACATTGCAGATCAAAGAGAAAAAAATTGTGGGCTATAGCATTGTTGTTGAGGGCTTGAGTGAGGAAGACTCCCTGAAACTGCAATGGCATGGCTTGGGTGGACGGCAGCACTTTGGATGTGGTTGGTTTTATCCTTATAAGGAGGAAAATAATGCAGCCTAATGCAATGCCTCCTCAGTTAAAGCCAGATATCCTACTGGCAAAGTCGTCGATGCCAGGAAATGCGGATTGGAATGGTAGTTGTCACTTAGTCGGTCATACGGCGGCGGTCGTGCAGTCGGTGACAATTCTGGTAGACACGCTCAAGGATTTTTTGATTCCACAGTTTGGCTTAACTTGCGGTTTTGAGGAACTACGGGCGACAGCTCGGTTAGCCGCATACCTCCATGATTGGGGCAAAGCCAATGATCATTTCCAGATGGTGGTGCGAAATGATCTGAAAGCATTAGATCCGCAGTATCGACGTAATCCGATGCAGCATCCGCAGATGATTCGTCATGAGGTGGCTTCGACATTGATTGCTTGGGATTTTCGTGAGTGGCTTCAGCAATGTCCTAACGCTGATTTTATGATTGCTTTAGCAGCAGCAGGTGGACATCATTTGAAACTTGGCGGCAAGCAGGGTAAGGATACGGGTGAGTTTGGTGATTTTCGTGATGGTTCAGGAGAACTAGGAATTCATTGGTATGTCAAACATCCCTATTTCAAGAAACTCATTCGGTATGGGATGCAAAATTTTGGATTGCCTAAGCACCTCAAGGTTATGGGAATCAAGTCTTATTGGGATGTCCAGATGGTTAAGCAGAAGCGCCTTCAGATTCTTGACGAAGCGTTTGCTGAATGGGAACCCAATGAAGCTTTATTAGCTGTGGTGAAGTCGTTGCTGATTGCGGGCGATTCGATCGGGTCTGCTTCGGGTCAATCCTGTATTAATCTTCAGGATTGGATGGTGAAGGAACTAGAGCAACGGTTAACGATCGAGGATTTGCAAAAAGTAATTGATGCTAGACGTGAGCACAATGAGCTTCGCCCTTTCCAAGTAGCTTTGGGAGCGCCTAGGCAGCGCGTTACCCTGGCTAGAGCAGGTTGTGGTACTGGAAAAACTCTAGGTGCTTACAACTGGGCAAAAACTCATGCGGTAGGTCGTAAGCTCTTTTTCTGTTATCCCACCACAGGCACAAGTACTGAGGGGTTTCTGGACTATGTTCAGGATGAGGTCGAATCAGTTTTACTTCATTCTCGTGCTGCGGTTGATTTAGAGATGGCGGCAACGGGAGAGGAGGGAGTTAACGGGGCTGAATTGATCTTTGATGAAGCGACTGGCAAACTGATTCCCTTGTCTTATGAGAATGAAGCAGGAATAAAACTCGATTCTTTCAAGGCTTGGGGTCCAAAAGTGAGTGTTTGCACTGTGGATACAGTACTGGGGTTGTTGCAATGTAATCGTCGTCCGATGTACTGCTTTCCAGCGATCGCCCAAGCAGCTTTCGTTTTCGATGAGGTGCATTGCTATGATGATGCACTTTTCGGAGCGTTACTACGATTTCTCAAGTGGGTTAAAGCTCCAATGTTATTGATGTCTGCGTCATTTTTGCCTTGGCAGATTCAGGCAATCGCGGCAGCAGTAGGCGAAAAAGTTGAGATTGTTCAGGGATCTCAAGATCTGGAGGAGAAGCCGCGCTATCGATTCCATTTGGTAGAAAAGCCAGATTGGGAACGGGTTGAAACGGAGATTGCAGAAGGCGGCAAAGTGTTATGGGTATGCAATCAGGTGAATGTGGCGATCGCGGTCTATCAAGAAGCCCAGCGCCGCAATCTGAATGCTGTGCTATATCACAGTCGCTTCCGTTATGAAGATCGGGTGGGGCATCACCGCAGGGTTGTGGATGGGT includes:
- a CDS encoding protein kinase; the protein is MSYCLNSGCHTPHHLDRAEVCHACGTALLLNSRYLALRVIGQNRFSKTFLAIDCSQPNRSSCVIKQVFLQKETTLFQQEAMRLKELGQHDQIPTLLDALEDEDDQYLIQEFIDGENLAEELKSGCFSEIKVHSLL
- a CDS encoding transcriptional regulator; protein product: MSRHLERLLQLDSLLRSEHRQTAKYLANALEVSERTIRTDLAFLRDRYHAPLEFSRQKGYYYSDSDWRLPTIPLTQGELFALTLGANMLQAYAGSAYQVDLKAAIARLAERLPEQTWVDLQQLAQENVVFRVGAELDLDPIVWHELEKAIQKRRRVQMSYFTAGRNAESERELDPYVLHFARNNPYITGWCHKNQAVRDFRVDRIRSLSVLTETFEVSEEFDRKAHFARMFQHEVGTEVRAIAIWFEARSAPYIRERRWHPSQVLEEHPDGAVTLRMDVPGLNEVKRWVLFYGAGARVLEPPELVEMVKDELAGMNELYWED
- the cas6 gene encoding type I-MYXAN CRISPR-associated protein Cas6/Cmx6, producing the protein MNFLEIQFAIEGTTKTLPADHGYALYSAVKQVLQKAEIEPQNIPADVKLCSVPGVPNREGKIYLHQRSRLRLRCPADQVQTWYRLLQNQELNIRGHKIRLARPRLTLPKASETLKARMVTFKLEAIDHPEVPRYFLKSCQKGLERLEIKGQSTFIPSDDNGNLARRTLQIKEKKIVGYSIVVEGLSEEDSLKLQWHGLGGRQHFGCGWFYPYKEENNAA
- a CDS encoding serine/threonine protein kinase, whose amino-acid sequence is MSYCINPKCLHRQNPDLLEFCQSCGTALLIQNRYRLIHPLRELDEHSYSEVFEVDDQGIIRVLKIIRSPNLVQLFEREVRTLQHLQHPGIPHVEPDGYFTVALSNDSRKTLKLHCLVMEKIDGQNLEQWLAQQKPISQDLAVDWLKQLLEILNLLHQNKLFHRDIKLSNIMLQPNGQLVLIDFGSVRQITNTYLAKVGGGRDITGIVSPGYTSLEQANGKAVPQSDFYALGRSLVHLMTGKHPIDFLESAKTGTLKWRDSAPGISSWFANLINDLMSPFPGNRPLNAQEILERLQKDRYLLSNNLLLCFNIGLSILLIFTCLSARKNWAEWQEMQNQCSKSVSSVNLSDQNIPLIICPK
- a CDS encoding NACHT domain-containing protein; this translates as MFDESIVGNLSGSLRASARGLEIIDQHRIKRGWKRQASIWYETALTTLATLKRFWQREPVSRESFVRLCEAVGARWQDIVDQTTLSPLVKVWDGVPDVSVFYGRTAELASLTQWMIGDTSTRCRVIALLGMGGIGKTLLVAKLAEQIQTHFECLIWRSLLSTVPAGMFINELIQFLTDDSELTIPDSLDSKISCLINCLEQRRSLLVLDQLETILSNDGFAGQYQEAHKGYSELLRRVGQESHNSCLVLTSREKTPEIAQLEGVNLPVRSLQLKGLDDEAARKLLRAKGLTEETQWGGLIQIYRGNPIMLKMVAATIGDSWNGNVSEFLRNSGTIVTGDLRRFIEVLFSRLSSLEKQVTIQLASTTEPMSFLTLQQALEQVSPSNLYESVESLVRRSFLEKSSAGFTLPPVVREYINCQLGE
- the cas3 gene encoding CRISPR-associated helicase Cas3', whose translation is MPPQLKPDILLAKSSMPGNADWNGSCHLVGHTAAVVQSVTILVDTLKDFLIPQFGLTCGFEELRATARLAAYLHDWGKANDHFQMVVRNDLKALDPQYRRNPMQHPQMIRHEVASTLIAWDFREWLQQCPNADFMIALAAAGGHHLKLGGKQGKDTGEFGDFRDGSGELGIHWYVKHPYFKKLIRYGMQNFGLPKHLKVMGIKSYWDVQMVKQKRLQILDEAFAEWEPNEALLAVVKSLLIAGDSIGSASGQSCINLQDWMVKELEQRLTIEDLQKVIDARREHNELRPFQVALGAPRQRVTLARAGCGTGKTLGAYNWAKTHAVGRKLFFCYPTTGTSTEGFLDYVQDEVESVLLHSRAAVDLEMAATGEEGVNGAELIFDEATGKLIPLSYENEAGIKLDSFKAWGPKVSVCTVDTVLGLLQCNRRPMYCFPAIAQAAFVFDEVHCYDDALFGALLRFLKWVKAPMLLMSASFLPWQIQAIAAAVGEKVEIVQGSQDLEEKPRYRFHLVEKPDWERVETEIAEGGKVLWVCNQVNVAIAVYQEAQRRNLNAVLYHSRFRYEDRVGHHRRVVDGFRQNRPILAIATQVAEMSLDLSATLLVTQIADPAGLIQRLGRLNRQHCGRSLDALFYPPESRYPYEDADLNQGEQLIQEHSGDVNQAQLAAWLEQSTDQGTLKTRMVLLDGKWRTYPAALREAGYTVTALLEVDKKNWEVAKASDLARCAVPLKAKKTTHWERHKKGYLIAPKEEWRYCKHIGAQEVK